One part of the Vitis riparia cultivar Riparia Gloire de Montpellier isolate 1030 chromosome 8, EGFV_Vit.rip_1.0, whole genome shotgun sequence genome encodes these proteins:
- the LOC117919729 gene encoding transcription factor CSA-like, translating to MSLVENPSGGGGNSDVMLSLSSGYSEENEFMGSDKGGEILTPHPLEGEENDRSVEGSDGCFGDEKMEEVNGFGPGEEEEGEDSEQNSGGVKSGQNKVCVRGHWRPHEDAKLREAVAQHGPQNWNLIAEKLVGRSGKSCRLRWFNQLDPRINRRAFSGEEEDRLLAAHRLYGNKWAMIARAFPGRTDNAVKNHWHVIMARRHRAQSSIYRRRKPSFSSSASSPFSQTLLPRGLDMIMTHPNSSQTIPMGLSIINHPSYSPSYSSHLITHQPIPRGLDVVTHQNNAGSESTITSTIDESASSGTDLSLKAYSNRADLPGIFTNYTPAMQQQLHLIGLDLQMGLPGVYEKPNGLYRAGNSDSNSEASATSAANTRNNHYLHGENENGNGNKDYNTPFIDFLGVGAT from the exons ATGAGTCTTGTGGAAAACCcaagtggtggtggtgggaATTCAGATGTGATGCTTTCCCTCTCTTCTGGCTATTCAGAAGAGAATGAGTTCATGGGCTCTGACAAGGGAGGTGAGATTCTGACCCCTCACCCACTAGAAGGAGAGGAAAATGATAGATCAGTTGAGGGTAGTGATGGGTGTTTTGGGGATGAGAAAATGGAGGAGGTTAATGGTTTCGGTCCAGGTGAGGAAGAGGAAGGAGAAGATAGTGAGCAGAACTCTGGTGGAGTGAAAAGTGGGCAAAACAAGGTCTGTGTCAGAGGCCATTGGAGGCCACACGAGGATGCCAAGCTGAGAGAGGCTGTTGCCCAACATGGTCCCCAGAACTGGAACTTGATTGCCGAGAAGCTTGTTGGAAGATCAG GAAAGAGCTGTAGATTGAGGTGGTTTAACCAGCTAGATCCAAGGATCAACAGGAGGGCTTTCagtggagaagaagaagatagaCTCTTGGCTGCACATAGACTTTATGGCAACAAATGGGCTATGATTGCCAGGGCCTTTCCTGGGAGGACTGATAATGCTGTGAAGAACCATTGGCATGTGATCATGGCCAGAAGGCACAGAGCTCAGTCTAGTATCTACAGAAGGAGAAAgccctctttttcttcttctgcttcttctcctttttctcaGACTCTCCTCCCTAGAGGTTTGGATATGATTATGACTCACCCCAATTCCTCTCAGACCATCCCTATGGGCTTAAGTATAATCAATCACCCATCTTATTCCCCCTCTTATTCTTCTCATTTGATCACTCATCAACCCATTCCAAGGGGTTTGGATGTGGTTACTCACCAAAACAATGCAGGAAGTGAATCAACCATCACCAGCACCATCGATGAATCTGCTTCATCTGGCACTGATCTCTCCCTCAAAGCCTACTCCAACAGGGCTGATCTTCCAGGGATTTTCACTAATTATACTCCTGCTATGCAGCAGCAGCTTCATCTCATTGGCTTGGACTTGCAGATGG GCCTGCCTGGGGTGTATGAGAAGCCCAATGGCTTATACCGAGCTGGTAATTCAGATTCAAACTCAGAAGCCTCTGCAACCTCAGCTGCCAACACCCGGAACAATCACTATCTGCatggagaaaatgaaaatgggaaTGGGAATAAGGACTACAACACACCCTTCATTGATTTCCTTGGAGTGGGAGCCACTTGA